In Ostrea edulis chromosome 4, xbOstEdul1.1, whole genome shotgun sequence, a single window of DNA contains:
- the LOC130053829 gene encoding signal peptide, CUB and EGF-like domain-containing protein 2, with translation MAHDTPSYHEHCVEGMELTSFGTCEDCAIGFYKNISSADNLAPIEKRWNCSECDNNKTTFYKGTLQAADCISNCVEGMFWNDNQCLACPVGFYKSASSESHHIPSHSRWNCTTCPAGTTTFSTGSTHCIDHCKTGYHLDNETCIPCDIGFYKNTSSEDESLEETLRWNCTQCPKGQTTNSSGAEFCIRISIISYCFNATTDFNPRIVI, from the exons ATGGCACATGATACAccgtcttatcatg aacATTGTGTAGAGGGAATGGAGTTAACCAGTTTCGGAACTTGTGAAGACTGTGCCATTGGgttctacaaaaatatttctagtgCCGATAATTTGGCTCCCATTGAGAAACGTTGGAACTGTTCGGAATGTGACAACAATAAAACCACGTTTTACAAAGGAACACTGCAAGCAGCAGATTGTATCA GCAATTGTGTTGAGGGAATGTTTTGGAATGATAACCAGTGTTTGGCGTGTCCTGTTGGATTTTACAAGAGCGCGTCCAGTGAGTCCCACCACATTCCCTCTCATTCTAGATGGAATTGTACGACATGTCCCGCTGGAACCACGACATTCAGCACAGGCAGCACGCATTGCATAG ACCACTGCAAAACTGGTTATCATTTGGATAATGAAACTTGCATTCCCTGTGATATTGGCTTCTATAAGAATACGTCAAGTGAAGATGAATCACTCGAAGAGACACTGAGATGGAACTGTACGCAGTGCCCTAAGGGACAGACAACTAACTCCTCAGGAGCAGAATTCTGCATCCGTATTTCTATAATTTCTTATTGTTTTAACGCTACAACCGATTTCAATCCAAGAATTGTAATTTGA
- the LOC130054274 gene encoding uncharacterized protein LOC130054274, with protein sequence MKIHDKSNKMDAPTCRTCRAILDKKSRRTIFSSTFEFTQQLCEVLGSIPSPNDGSYVCSQCYSKLRKLYKIDYDLLHKMEDLRKEKGEVIKSFRQNLTLGNVSATATMIELSLRNEDTLTPIENVISDDSNLESKRSRQGVGLSPTPRKIKKSKPVSAKTPDKPKRKPCIKLFTPSKIKVLFNTGKQIKSRLVKDAELKRVVKAISNGQPKRKIAMIAYNSFLKEEFISCVISDIKKDITKLVSKKANCCLRSTKCDNLSNFKFDRLLFEIQLHAPILYKTLSHSLKDSHVGIAVTTAIITRNKNMHMSALHHIVAQILDHSGTTDECISLFQKMGLSVSSSAATKKKADLAEYQTEHINSTVINEKKALETLARVSAILQVDFCWGSRYFKSAAKCCSQNRCPWWR encoded by the exons atgaaaatccatgataaatcaaacaaaatggatgcgCCCACATGCAGAACGTGTCGGGCCATTCTTGACAAGAAATCAAGGAGAACAATTTTTTCCTCAACGTTTGAATTCACTCAACAGTTATGTGAAGTGTTGGGATCAATCCCATCTCCAAATGACGGCTCGTATGTGTGTAGTCAATGCTATTCAAAATTACGGAAGTTGTATAAAATTGACTATGACTTATTGCACAAGATGGAAGATTTGAGAAAGGAGAAAGGAGAAGTAATTAAATCGTTTCGTCAAAATCTGACGTTGGGTAATGTAAGTGCGACCGCTACCATGATCGAATTATCATTGAGAAACGAGGACACGCTGACACCAATAGAGAATGTAATCTCAGATGATTCCAACTTGGAGTCAAAGAGAAGTAGGCAGGGAGTTGGACTGTCACCAACTCcaaggaaaataaagaaaagtaAACCAG TTTCTGCAAAGACTCCAGATAAACCCAAGCGAAAGCcatgtattaaactttttacaCCCAGTAAAATTAAG GTGTTGTTCAACACTGGAAAACAGATCAAATCTAGACTTGTGAAGGATGCTGAACTAAAACGAGTTGTCAAAGCCATATCAAATGGACAGCCTAAACGAAAGATAGCAATGATAGCATATAACTCTTTTCTGAAAGAGGAATTCATTAGCTGCGTTATCAGTGACATAAAAAAAGACATTACAAAGTTGGTATCCAAAAAGGCAAATTGCTGCTTAAGAAGTACAAAGTGTGACAACttatctaatttcaaatttgaCAGATTACTTTTTGAGATACAGTTACATGCTCCCATATTATACAAAACTCTGTCGCATTCTCTCAAAGATTCCCACGTTGGAATAGCAGTAACCACAGCCATTATTACGAGAAACAAAAATATGCATATGTCTGCACTACATCACATTGTTGCTCAAATTTTGGATCACAGTGGGACAACAGATGAG TGCATTTCCTTGTTCCAAAAAATGGGACTGAGTGTGTCCTCCTCAGCAGCAACTAAGAAGAAGGCAGATCTAGCAGAGTACCAGACTGAGCACATCAACTCGACAGTCATCAATGAAAAAAAGGCACTGGAAACTTTAG CTCGTGTATCAGCAATTTTACAAGTTGACTTCTGCTGGGGAAGTAGGTACTTTAAGTCAGCTGCGAAATGTTGTTCACAGAATAGATGTCCATGGTGGCGATGA
- the LOC130046307 gene encoding uncharacterized protein LOC130046307, translating into MDCLDAFTAGACLHLLDMENLDSEPNRKQEIFETQSAEDKIKFIRQIAKDILDRYVNLSDDCDRLSEKVQELDVKSQQIRDMFDHELQKYICISCGKEYKKVGHLKRHLKEKHLWDFSENDAGEEKPDRIGLYRASLMKCLLLLKDTNDGYCMGDGDRIMANAKFQMLLSGVTHHTKYQIWLFRFLAYYHCILSPRDAYEYKWNCTANISGGNRHNIPNDNLVEIMVHRLKEKVRTHGANVTYESARKAALSLQIQDQIKCNMMQEVKMKPKGTSRTETSKKVDVELMIDELMKAEIFDYLPGRQFNAFSSFQDLFSRVKVVDLHKWIQSQKEALSYELV; encoded by the exons ATGGACTGCTTGGATGCCTTCACCGCAGGAGCATGCCTACATCTTCTGGACATGGAGAATTTGGATTCTGAACCGAACCGAAAACAAGAGATTTTTGAGACCCAATCTGCAGAAGACAAGATCAAGTTTATTCGTCAGATTGCCAAGGATATACTTGATAGATATGTAAACCTTAGTGATG ATTGTGATCGATTGTCAGAGAAAGTTCAAGAACTAGatgtcaaaagtcaacaaaTCCGAGACATGTTTGACCATGAATTACAGAAATATATCTGTATCTCTTGTGGAAAGgaatataaaaaagtaggtcatctaAAGAGACACCTGAAAGAGAAACATTTGTGGGATTTTAGTGAGAATGATGCAGGAGAGGAGAAACCTGATCGGATTGGTCTATACAGAGCTTCATTGATGAAATGTTTGCTATTGCTGAAAGACACCAATGATGGATATTGTATGGGTGATGGTGACAGGATAATGGCCAATGCCAAGTTCCAAATGCTACTTTCAGGTGTAACtcatcacacaaaatatcagATCTGGTTGTTTCGCTTCTTAGCCTATTACCATTGCATACTTAGTCCCAGAGATGCTTATGAATATAAGTGGAACTGTACAGCAAATATTTCTGGTGGCAACAGACACAACATACCAAACGACAATTTGGTCGAAATCATGGTccacagattaaaagaaaaagtgCGCACACATGGAGCAAATGTTACTTATGAAAGTGCAAGAAAGGCAGCCCTATCACTTCAGATCCAAGATCAAATCAAGTGCAATATGATGCAAGAGGTCAAAATGAAGCCTAAAGGGACATCGCGGACTGAGACATCAAAAAAGGTCGATGTAGAATTGATGATTGATGAATTGATGAAAGCTGAAATATTTGACTATTTGCCTGGAAGGCAATTCAACGCCTTTTCTTCCTTTCAGGACTTATTCTCAAGGGTTAAAGTTGTAGACTTGCATAAATGGATTCAAAGTCAAAAAGAAGCATTATCATATGAGCTTGTATAG
- the LOC130054273 gene encoding ATP-dependent DNA helicase RecQ-like yields the protein MRKLTSERMAASIDQQTNAICDRFKIQSLTEKQYKTITAIENGKDVFTSTKTGSGKSLSYEYFPVLHPGKCVLIIAPLISIMKEQCEKLQNLGFKASYIGKDLQDTDLLEQGLYDFVFGSPEVFLNNSKWRTILKSDIYQIKLQLIAVDEAHTVTQWGEGDKEEEPFREAFAHIGELRSLCPKASLLALTATSGPSQRRKIMKMLCFSANSEVILDSPDRENIKLTSLCIPNSDNLEKVFHWLIDILKTQKAKAERHIIFCESIADVSKIYTTFVKHFGNDCQHFEMFHSKTDEKVKEIISKDMNVDGNIRVLICTNAAGMGVNFHNVHHVIHYKLPRKLDTFVQQMGRVGRDGQFSDELILYKTNNNHLKKVEIEMVRLAKDDSKCRHEILCEAYLLPSKKILPLHDCCDVCESKCECKSDLCPRTHEGVRIKKEDNSSSDLEDEMTRFVNDREKQLIHDKLLFYKSQMSTADCIVKFEVLHGLTNEVIQKIVTNSNSIFTPDDVMRKYPIWSMDTATAVSEIISDVVGDLDMYNLAEDSEVESD from the exons ATGCGAAAACTGACGTCAGAAAGAATGGCTGCCTCCATAGATCAACAAACTAATGCCATTTGTGATCGATTTAAAATCCAATCGCTAAcagaaaaacaatacaaaactaTAACGGCTATAGAAAATGGAAAAGATGTGTTTACGAGCACCAAAACCGGTAGTGGAAAATCGCTAAGCTACGAATACTTCCCAGTCCTGCACCCAGGAAAATGCGTGTTGATCATAGCCCCCCTGATTAGTATTATGAAAGAGCAGTGCGAAAAATTGCAAAATCTGGGCTTTAAGGCGTCATACATTGGAAAAGACTTACAAGATACAGATTTACTTGAACAGGGCTTGTATGATTTTGTGTTTGGAAGCCCCGAGGTCTTCCTCAATAACAGCAAGTGGAGAACTATATTGAAGTCGGACATCTACCAGATTAAGTTGCAGTTAATAGCAGTTGATGAAGCTCATACGGTTACACAATG GGGAGAGGGAGACAAGGAAGAGGAGCCCTTCAGAGAGGCATTTGCTCACATTGGAGAATTGAGATCACTGTGCCCCAAAGCATCTTTACTTGCCCTTACTGCAACATCTGGGCCAAGTCAACGAaggaaaattatgaaaatgttaTGTTTTAGTGCAAACTCTGAAGTTATATTAGATTCACCAGATCGAGAAAATATTAAGTTAACATCATTGTGTATTCCAAATtcagataatttagaaaaagtaTTCCATTGgttgattgatatattgaagACCCAAAAGGCAAAAGCTGAGCGACACattattttttgtgaaagtATTGCAGATGTTTCCAAGATCTACACAACATTTGTTAAACATTTTGGCAATGACtgtcaacattttgaaatgtttcataGTAAAACAGATGAGAAAGTGAAAGAAATCATTTCGAAGGACATGAACGTAGATGGTAATATTCGGGTGCTGATCTGTACAAATGCGGCTGGCATGGGggtgaatttccacaatgtacACCATGTTATCCATTACAAACTACCTAGGAAATTGGATACATTTGTTCAGCAGATGGGGAGAGTAGGACGTGATGGACAGTTCTCAGATGAActgatattgtataaaacaaataataatcacCTTAAAAAAGTGGAAATTGAGATGGTACGTTTGGCTAAAGATGACAGTAAATGTAGACATGAAATCCTTTGTGAAGCCTATCTATTACCTAGCAAGAAAATATTACCATTACACGACTGCTGTGATGTCTGTGAAAGTAAATGCGAGTGTAAAAGTGATCTTTGTCCTCGAACACATGAAGGTGTAAGgataaaaaaagaagacaattcaTCATCAGACCTTGAGGATGAAATGACAAGATTTGTTAATGACAGAGAGAAACAACTAATTCATGATAAACTACTGTTCTATAAATCACAAATGTCCACTGCTGATTGTATTGTGAAATTTGAAGTACTACATGGACTGACAAATGAAGTTATTCAAAAGATAGTAACAAACAGTAATTCAATATTTACACCTGATGATGTAATGAGAAAATATCCAATTTGGTCAATGGATACTGCTACTGCCGTTAGTGAAATTATTTCCGATGTTGTTGGTGATTTGGATATGTATAATTTAGCCGAAGACTCTGAAGTAGAGTCTGATTGA